The genome window tggatcatgtttttttaatccattctgctAGTCTCTCCCTTATGATTGGAGTGTTCAGtccatttatgtttaatataattaCGGTTAAGGTAGGATTTATGTTCTGTTTTGCTGtttgctttctgtgttttttgtcatttttattccGCTGTTCCTCcattactgtcttcttttgttttatccattcatctgttggatggacatgtaggttgcttccacctcttgccTATTGCTGCAGTAATAGGGCTTTTTAATGAGGTAATTAAAATTACTGTGAAAAAGGCTGCATAAACATGGATGTTCAAATATCTTTTcgatcctgttttcaattcttttggatatattacccagaagagggattgttggatcatttggtaattctacttttaattttttgaggaacctttgtactgttttccatacagctgcaccattttatattttcaccaacaatgcacaagggttccaatttctccacatccccgtcaacacttattattttctatttttaagataatggacatcctaacaggtgtgaggtgataatttctttgtggttttgatttgcatttccctagtgattagtgatgttgagcatcttttcatatgcttgatgaccatttatatatcttctttggagaaatgtctattcaagttctttgcccatttttttaattggatttttttgttgttgagttgtaggagtaggttttctttatatatttttgttattaaacccttatcaggtatatggtttgcaaatattttctcccattccataggttacctttttactctgttgattgtttcctttgctgcacagaAGTTTTAGAGTTTGATGTAGTCTCGTTTatctgttgtttttgcttttggcGCCTGcacttttggtatcatatccaggttatcattgccaaatccagggTCATGaagctttttctgtatgttttcttctaggagtgttatagtttcaggtcttatgtttatgtctttaatgcattttgagttggtgtttgtattttgtttaaggTAAGGGTccacttttattcttttgcatgtggatatccagttccCTAGCACTGTCCTTTATCCCATTCAATAACctgatatatttttcaaagattatttaaCCATATacgtgtgagtttatttctgtgttctctgttttgttccattggtctatatgtctgtgtTCATACttgtatcatactgttttgattactgtagctttgtaatatgcttagaaatcaggtagtgtgaggttttcagcttttttttttttccagattgtttcAGTTACTCAGGTTCTTTTgagatttcatatgaattttagggtttttttgggTTTCTGTagaaaatgccattgagattttgatagggattacattgaatttgTAAATGACTTTAGGTgatatggtcattttaacaatatcaagtcttccaatccatgaacacaggatgtctttaatgtttttcagcagtattaatattttgtggttttcagtgtgCAAGTGTTTTTgtctccttggttaagtttactcctaaatgttttattcttttttgatgctgttgtaatgggattttcttattttccttttcacattgTTCATTGTTAACATataatgccttttttaaaataaattgagatataattgacgtaGAACATTGTTTTGGTATAcaaatttaaagtgtacaacatgttgatttggtacatttatacattGCAGTGTGATTACCACCACTAGTTAACACctctatcatgtcacataattatcatttgttttatgcggtgagaacatttaaaatctagtctcttagcaGCTTTGAAGTATATAATACCACATTGTTGGCTATAATCCCGTGCTGTGCATTAGGCCTCCAGAACTTAATCATCTTCCCTAGACACTGCAAGGCTTGCATCCTCACCTCCTGCAGGTCTTTGCTTCGATGTCATCTTTGCAGTGAGGCTTTCCTCTACCACTCATTTTTTGGGGGGCCATCTTATTTACAGTTGCAACCCAGCCAAGTCCAAGCATTCCTAATCTTCCTTTTtgatttagtttttttccttaatgctGTCATCCTCTAACCTGTTATAATTTACTcgcatttatttgtttatttttttttattacctgtTTCCCCAACTAGAACACAAGCTCCGTTAGCACAGGGATTTTTGTTCTCTATTGTGTTCACGTCTGCATCCTCAGCACCGAGAAAAGTGTCTGGCTCAAATTTGATGCTccataattatttgttgaatgaataaattaatgaacaaatagaTAAGTGTTGAGTTATACaaatgtagtttaaaaagaagaaaagctgtaTACGTAATCTAATTAGCAGAAACTACTAGATACTCACGTGTCTAGCTTTTTAGTAAATGTATATTCTAATGCAATTAGTATTGTGAAACAGTGACAGTATTCATTGTTTATATGATGTGTGTTGTCTCATGTTGCCCTCTAGGAGATCTTTACTTAGGAGGCTTCCTTGAGTGGGGTTGGGGCTTAGGTAGTGGAGGGTggagaataatttttttataacatatatattatttaattggcTACTATTTTGTCATGCTGACCATTAGGCAATGGTCACTCTTCATCAGCCATTCTTCATTTCATGAGATATTCggtctattatttttctaaagaactATGTGTTTTTATCCTACTTTTTCTAACTTCCTAGGAAATAGAAGCCAAATAATATGGTTGGAAGgagttattttagtttttcagttttggCACTGGTATCCATTTCTTCCCTAAAGTGTATTCAACATCTTGTACACTATGCTGTTAGACAGTAGGTAATATTGAAATGGCTATGACATTGTCCCCTGCTCTCTAAAAATTTAGTTTGTTTTGGAGACGAAAGTTGATGTAAAACTCTCCTCCCTTGATCACTGATAGAGATCTTTCTTTGGcattaatttcttccattttttcatatacatcCTGTGCGTGTACCTTCTTACCTGTCCCTAACTGTAAGTTTGAGGGAAAGGAACCAtgtctttctcatttttgtaTCACTTGCAATCTGAAAAATTATGTATTGAATTATTGCATTAACTAATTTATGTGGACATCTCTTAAGTCCATAAAGTAAAATATCAGgtgatattttctaaaaattaaataatacaaagtaGTATCTAAGTGCTGATTGAGCAGCATGGGTGTGAACTTTTATGGGACTTTTGGAGATGATGACATCACTGTGGCCTGAGAAGTTGGGAAAGACTTGGCCGAGGGGGTAGGATGCCCGCTCTGAAGGAAGTGTAGCTGTTCTGTGGGTAGGAATGGGAAACATTGGACGGAAGAGCTAGTGCAGTGCTGAGGGGCAATATGGAGAGAGTATTTACAGACCAGTCAGTGGGTCAGTTGTGCTCGAggggatgagtgtgtgtgtgtgtgtgtgtgtgtgggggggccgGGGTTGTTGAGGCCAGAGAGGGCAAATTGTGCTTGAGCCTTCTACTTGCCTTGTGACTTTTAGGCAAGTTCTTGTAGCACTTCTACATTGTTCCTTTATCTGCATGTAGAGTAAAGGTGTCAGATTGGTGTTTGGCTCTAAAATCCATgacatctgttttttaaaatgtcaggaCTTTATTTAGTAAACAGCAGTAAGCGAGATGTTTTTTGAATAAGTGGATAGATGACAAAGTAAAAGAGGTATTTTAGGGCTTCGGGagattcattgaaaaaaataaaagaagcaggTAGATAAGTTAATTCATTTCAGTAGTTCGAATATAAGTCCCGACTCAAGATCAGGGAAATGAGAATGAAGTAACCAGAGAGATGTTAGAAAGATTGATAAGGTTTCCTTCTTGGATGCgagaggcagaaaggagaaggCAAAATGTTTAAGTTTGAAAGTGAACTGAGGATGACATGTAGGATGTTAGGAGTAAGCGGTTATTTTCGGTTGGGATAGCGGGTGGGTGGAGAGAGGAGCAAGCCTGGTGCAAAGATCAAGTTTCATTTTAGACATGTCTAAGTGTTGCTGgaagataaaaagatgaatgaaaacaagacATACCCACTTCTTTAAGGGCTTTCCCAGTGACCATTTTAATATGGAAGAGTGTATGCAAACACTTCCCGTGGACTTCcagaggaggtggagggagagagccAAGAGCTTCTGGGATACCTGGGCAGATGGTGACTGAGGTGTGTCTCACGCGATAGGAACTCATTAGAAGGAAACATGGAAGTCAGTTTGAGTGTTATGATATTTCCCTTCGTTATGCACcccttttccccctctctcttttGGTATTTAATGgccatttctcttcttttccaaagGATTTACCGCTACCAGTCGCATGACTATGCCTTCAGTAGTGTAGAAAATTTACTACATTCTCTAGGCGGGGACGACTTCACTGGAATGCTTAACCGAACACTTCTTGAAACCTTGCAGAAAGCAGGCTTCTCTGAGAAATTCATTGATGAAATTGTTGCTCCCGTCATGAGGGTTAATTACGGCCAAAGCACAGACATCCATGGCTTTGTGGGTAAGCCAAGGCTTGGAACTGTTATGGTCGTTCGTTCACAGAGGGGCTCACCTGATGTTATGGCGGCCCCTGACTTTAGGCCATGAGTTGGAGAAAACTACTTTTCGCTGTAAAACCTTGACATTGTTTGACAAAATTCTGTAAATATAGATGTGCATTTTTATGGGTGTGGGGGGAGTCCTTAGCTTTCATCAGTTGAATGGTTGTCAGCTCGGGGAGATTTTGCCTCAGGGGCCAGTTGGCAATGTGTGGAGACATCTGGAGCAGAACTCACATAATTGGGAAGGGAGAGTGGATGGAGGGCCTCATATAGAgtcagaataaaaacaattttttttttttcctaccgcTAACAGGGGCAGTGTCACTATCTGGTACTGATTCTGGCCTTTGGGCAGTAGAAGGTGGCAATAAACTTGTTTGCTCAGGGCTCCTTAAGGCTTCCAAAAGCAATCTTATATCTGGCTCAGTCATGTCCATAGAGGAGAAAACAAGGACCAAGGAAATTGGTAAGCTTTAACTTCTATTTTATTGTTCCTAATTTCCCCTGCAGAAAATAATTGCTCAGGGAAAAAAACCTGTCTTCCACCATCTCTCACTCAGTTCCAAATGatggaattttaaattgtatgttgTGCCATGTAGAAGTACTCCCAGATGTGCTCACGTACACTGGCATGACTccttggatttaaaaaataatctcgtCCTCAAAAGTAAAAATTCCACATTTTGTACTTATTGACAAGGTATTATTTCCATTCCAGGTAGGAAATTCGCCTCAATTTTGGACAGTTATCTTAATGGATAAACTGCTTTTTTTCCGTAGAATTATAAACTATTAAGgtatagaattatttttagaagGTATAAAATATAGTATGTTAGAGACGCTAAAGAAATGTATGTTTCCTTATTTCCTCTAGGAAACCCCACAAAAATGTATGAAGTGGTCTACCAAACTGGATCTGAGACCCGTTCAGACTTTTATGACATCGTCTTGGTGGCCACTCCATTGAATCGAAAAATGTCCAATATAACTTTTCTCAACTTTGAGCCTCCAATTGAGGAATTCCATCAATACTACGAACACATAGTGACAACTTTAGTTAAGGGGAAGTTGAATTCCACTACTTTTAGCTCTAGAACCTTAGATAATTTTGGTCTCAGTGCAATCTTAACCACTGATAATTCAGATTTATTCATTAACAGCATTGCAATTGTATCctctgtaagagaaaaaaataatcctcagTCATCAACAGATGGGACAAATGTTTGGAAGATCTTTTCCAAAGAAACTCTTACTCAAGAACaaattttaaagctctttttgTCCTATGATTATACTGTGAAGCAGCAGTGGCTTGCATATCCTCACTATAAGCCTCCAGAGAAATGCCCCTCCATCATACTCCACGATCGACTTTATTATGTCAATGGCATAGAGTACGCGGCAAGTGCCATGGAGATGAGTGCCATTGCAGCCCACAATGCCGCCCTCCTTGCCTATCACCGCTGGAATGGGCACACACACATGATTGACCAAGGGGACTTGTATGAGAAACTCAAAACAGAGCTATGAAATAACTCACTTTTCCCCCCTCTGGCTTCCAAATGGAAATATCACTGGCAAAAAACCGTAATCTGAGCAGAGATGATTTTGAATCACATATTTTGCCATTATCATTGTTTATCAAGAGTATTCTCAGTGAGTCATGAGAAAATACAAGGGTCTAATGCGTGAAGGTGTAATTATTGCATTTATGCCATCTCCAAAGTTTCTTAATAAACTCTTAATATCCATcaacagtgtttcccaaacttgtcTGATTGTAAGAATTATCTGGAGTTTGTTAAACATACAGAATTCCCTAGCTTctctggagattctgattcaagtTTTGCAGTTGAGGCCCTGGATTTTGAACAAAACCATAGAGCGTTTTTAAGCCTAACACTTGAAGAACTTAAAAGACATACCTTTTGGTTGGGTACTAGTTCATTTGCACTAAACTGCTGGATGTGCTCTTCAATTAGTTAAAACTACTACGGGAGTTGGTGTCTTACACCTGGCTTCAGTAATttttaccctttaaaaaaattaatgcgcCCGACTTTCAGTATATTCTTTTGATTGCTCCCATCTCATTTTTTTAGCGGTGAAACGTAGAAGTCTTAGTAGTATAACTTCAAAACGTCATACAATAAtctccaataaaatgaaaagcaaatctaGCCTATTAATTGAAGAAATTGGCATTCTTTTATCAAATCCTCACCtatggagcttttaaaaatactgatagaCCCtatagagattctgatttaatggaTTGAAGATAGGACCTTAACATTATAGGTTAAGTTCCTAATGTGCAACCTggattgagaatcactgatttgGGGGTCTAAATGTCTCCAAAGGATTTTTAGTGCcttaaaaatccaaagaaatctaacCCATTATCAAAGCAGATCCATTTTAAGAATTTCTCTCAATGAGAATTCTAGTAGTAACCTTGATAGTAAGAAGCACTGACAGTCTAACAGCAGAGGCAACTTAAGATTACTCCAGAGTTGACCTGAGCAGGATATTCAGAATGACACCATGTTTGATAAAATCAATTATGTTCAAACTGTTAAATGCTTCTAAAGCTACTGTCCCATTTTGGGGGAGAAACTGGTTGCTGAATCTCATTTTAAGGCAGTTCTCAACCTCGGCTGCATGTTGGAATCCCTGTAGGACTTTAAAGCTTCCCAAATGATTCCAATATGCAGCCCAACTTGAGAACCAGTTCTGCGTCTGCTGTACAAAGATAATGAATGACTGTCCTTATAGTCACTGGTAGGACAGAACAAGTAAAAGCTTGTGAATTCAGTAGTAACTGCAGCAAAGTTAACATGCACTGTTAAAAATTTGTCAAAgggtcattttctaattttttatataaGAATGTTGaggcattcatatttttttccatttgtggtTTTAATAAAGACATGTAGAGAATGTAATACTGTTATGTATATGCTAAACTGGTAAATactaatgaattaatttaatttctatcACCTGTAAACTTGTTTTGCAATGGGATATATTTTCACTTGTAAGAACACCAGTTTAAAGTGTTGCTGTATGTCAAACCTACTCTCATTTTCACAGGGCATCTGAATTTGCTTCCTCAAAGAGCAAAATAGTTTATCAATTTGTCAAGCTTATTAGTTTTAATGCAATTAGTGttaaagcatgtatttttttattggaagAAAAATACTATTAGAGCTTGTAACTTCAGGGGAGTTACACACTCTACTCATCTGTTTACAGAAGAGAATGATAAAAACGATGCAGGGGCAGAAATGAAAGCAAGAGCCAGCTCCACTCCAGTGTTTCTTCAATTTGAGTATGCATTGGACTTACCCGGAATGCTTGTTAAAACATTTCTAGGCTTCACCTCCAGAATGTTTCAATAGGCTTGGAGCGCATacaaaaatttgcatttctattaagTTCCTAGGTGATGCTCCTGATCTAGAAATCACACTTAACAGAACCAGTTCTACAATTCAGTTCTATGTGGTTGAAAAATTGCAAGCCTGTCAATTTCagtgaagatttaaaaacagCTGCTGAAGAATGttagaataaaaatgtgttgGACTTCACACCAGCTCTTGTTGTGATTGTTTGTTTGATCCCTCTAGCTGTTGCTTTGCcataaattttctataaatagGAAATACTGTTTCAGAGCTGCATATACACCATCCATTGTGCTGTTTTGCACGTACCGTACATACTTGTGTACACCCCATTCTCTAGTTTTAAAGTGATTGAAGATTTGTAGGCTTTTTATCAGATCATAAAAAGAACAGGCCTAAGCATCTGCTTGGTAGGTTTCTTAAGATTAGGTTTATGACACAACTACCTGTAATGTATCTTTCATCAGTTTGCGTGCTCTAAAATTCAGGAACTAGAGGACTGTACTATGGGCAGCATCATCACTGCTCTATACTCCATAATGAACAATACACTGGAATGTTTTTCTCTGGAATTCCATGTCTACTCTTGTATTCAAAAAATTTTCCCCCCTTATGTTCAAAATAAGCAACCACATCATTACCTCCTGTTTTACTTCTGTTGTAGTACACTTGGAATGTAGATGTACTTGGAAAGTCAGAATATATCAAAGTTactatgaattttgaaa of Rhinolophus sinicus isolate RSC01 linkage group LG05, ASM3656204v1, whole genome shotgun sequence contains these proteins:
- the PCYOX1 gene encoding prenylcysteine oxidase 1, with the translated sequence MGHAARELVLSHLGLWLLLCSWGCLGSAELRAPPDKIAIIGAGIGGTSAAYYLRQKFGKDVKIDLFERGEVGGRLATMTLQGKEYEAGGSVIHPLNLHMKRFVKDLGLSTVQSSGGLMGVYNGETLVFEESSWFIINIIKLIWQYGFQSLRMHMWVEDILDKFMRIYRYQSHDYAFSSVENLLHSLGGDDFTGMLNRTLLETLQKAGFSEKFIDEIVAPVMRVNYGQSTDIHGFVGAVSLSGTDSGLWAVEGGNKLVCSGLLKASKSNLISGSVMSIEEKTRTKEIGNPTKMYEVVYQTGSETRSDFYDIVLVATPLNRKMSNITFLNFEPPIEEFHQYYEHIVTTLVKGKLNSTTFSSRTLDNFGLSAILTTDNSDLFINSIAIVSSVREKNNPQSSTDGTNVWKIFSKETLTQEQILKLFLSYDYTVKQQWLAYPHYKPPEKCPSIILHDRLYYVNGIEYAASAMEMSAIAAHNAALLAYHRWNGHTHMIDQGDLYEKLKTEL